One Armatimonadota bacterium genomic window, CCTGGTTCCAGGAGGCGAGGCGCAATCCCGCGTCGCCCTACCGCGACTACTATGTCTGGAGCGACACCGACCAGCGCTATACCCAGGCGCGGGTCATCTTTCTGGACACGGAACGCTCCAACTGGACCTGGGATCCGGTGGTCAAAGCCTACTACTGGCATCGCTTCTTCAGCCACCAGCCCGACCTGAACTACGACAACCCGCGGGTGCAGGAGGAGATCCTGGAGGTCATCGCCTTCTGGCTGGACCGGGGCGTGGACGGCCTGCGCTGCGACGCCGTCCCCTACCTCTACGAGCGGGAGGGGACGAACTGCGAGAACCTACCGGAGACCCACGCCTTCCTGAAGCGCCTGCGCCGCTTCGTCGACCAGCGCTATGAGGGGACGCGCATGCTGCTGGCGGAAGCCAACCAGTGGCCGGAGGATGTGGTGGCCTACTTCGGTGAGGGCGACGAGTTCCACATGGCCTTCCACTTCCCTCTGATGCCGCGCATGTTCATGGCCATCCGCCAGGAGGACCGTCAGCCCATCGCGGAGATCCTGCGGCGCACGCCGCCCATCCCGCCCGCCTGCCAGTGGGCCCTCTTCCTGCGCAACCACGACGAGCTGACCCTGGAGATGGTTACCGACGAGGAGCGGGACTACATGTACCACGAGTACGCGCGGGACCCGCAGATGCGACTGAACCTGGGCATCCGCCGACGCCTGGCTCCCCTGCTGGAGGGCAGTCGCCGCCGCATGGAGCTGATGAACAGCCTGCTGTTCTCCCTGCCCGGCACGCCCATCATCTACTACGGCGACGAGATCGGGATGGGCGACAACATCTACCTGGGCGACCGCAACGGCGTGCGCACTCCCATGCAGTGGTCCGCCGACCGCAACGCCGGCTTCTCCCGGGCCGACCCGGAGCGGCTCTACCTCCCGCCCATCGAGAACCCCCAGTATCACTATGCCGCGGTGAACGTGGACGCCCAGCAGCGCAGCCCCGCCTCCCTGCTCAACTGGATGAAGCGGCTCATCGCCATCCGCAAGCGCTTCCCCCTGTTCGGCCGGGGAGCGCTGGAGATCCTGGAGCCGGCGAACCGGCGCATCTTCGCCTACCTGCGCAGCGACGCCAGTGAGACCATCCTCTGCGTGGCCAACCTCTCCCGGTTCGTTCAGCCCTGCGAGCTGGACCTGCGCCGCTACCGCGGCCACGTGCCGGTGGAGCTCTTCGGGCAAACCCCTTTCCCGCCCATTGGCGACCTGCCCTACTTCCTGACTCTGGGGCCGCACAGCTTCTACTGGTTCCGCCTGGTGCGGGCAGACCGCCCCTAGCAGAGTGTCGTAAGATACTTCGCCCAGACCGTCCGGTTCCGGAGGGGTGTGCACGGCTCAGCCATGAGCGGGAGCTCCCTCATCCGCGCGCAGCACCACCCTCCCGCCTTATGGATGGCGCGGCCGCTGCGGCAGGAGGTCCCGGAGCGACTCCCGAAACAGGAACGCCAGGTCCATCCGCGCGAGGCCGGTCTGTTCCAGGAAGACAGTGCGCGACTTGTCATCGCGGGAGTACAGCAGCCTCCCGCGCAGGGCCGCGGCCCGAAGCCCAAGGGGCGCGTCGTTCAGGAACACCACTTCCACCGGCAGGCCGACTGCGCTCTCCAGTCGCGCAGCCAGGGCCAGCTGGGCGGAGAGCGGATCCAGTTGATCGTACTGCCCAGGATCGATGAAGACGGCCACGTCGATGTCTTCAAACGGCCCTTTTGCGGTGAACGAGCCAAAGACGTAGGCGAAGAGGACTGCCGCTTCCCGTTCCAGCGCGGCACGCAGACGCTGCACGCACTGCTCGCGCTCCTCCCCGCGAAGCGTGTGCAACGCCCTGACGCCCGGCCTGAGCATCATCCCTGCGCCCCACTTTCCCGGCGCGCGTAGTCGCCCACCGCGGTGAGGAACGCCTCCAGATCGTCAAGCCCCGTCCTCATCAGCCCGTGCAGCCGCCGGTCGTCCACGCGGCCGTAGCCGTGAACCAGCAGGTTGCGCAGCCGCGCCAGCGCGCTCAGCTTCTCTGCCAGCCCGGCATCGAGGATACCGAGCTCCCCCAGCGCAGCAAAGCACCCGGGGTAGCTGTCAGGTGCCCGGCCCAGGCGCGCGCAGAGATGAGTGCAGATGGCCGCTGCGGCCTCCACTACCACGATCAGGCCGTACCGGGCGGCCCGGACCTTCTCGGCATCGGCGGCAAACGCATCCGTTGGCCCGGACGCGTAGGCGCGCAGCCGTTCCATCTCAACGCGGATGTCTGCCGCCCGGCTGCGGATGAGGTCGAGGTTGACCGGGACGGGAGTCACGCCAGAATTATACTCCCTCCTCCAGGCGGACGAGCGCGATGTTCTAAACCCATCCATATGGAGTGACGCTGCTGTAGGCTCGCCACGTAAACGCTCCAATGGCAACAACCAGGAGGACGGTTAGCCACAGCGGGAAGGGAGTCCAAACTTGCACTCCGAGCATTGCAACTGTCAACACGACAAACATGCATGTTGAAGCAATGCGTTTGCGATGTAAACGCAGAGTACCAATCTGTTGGGAGATTTTCCGTGGTACAGGATTGCCACCGGCCTGAACGAACAGAGTGTCAATGCGTGGCTGTAAGCCTGTATGGACGTAAGTCAACAAACCAGCAATGAGCAAGAGGAGGAGGAATTTGAGCCCGAGGATTGGGTTGGTTACGAGGG contains:
- the treS gene encoding maltose alpha-D-glucosyltransferase; amino-acid sequence: MDDSLWYKDAIIYQVHVKAFYDSNGDGRGDFRGLREKLDYLQDLGVTCLWLLPFYPSPLKDDGYDIADYRGIHPDYGTLEDFQAFLESAHSRGMRVVTELVLNHTSDQHSWFQEARRNPASPYRDYYVWSDTDQRYTQARVIFLDTERSNWTWDPVVKAYYWHRFFSHQPDLNYDNPRVQEEILEVIAFWLDRGVDGLRCDAVPYLYEREGTNCENLPETHAFLKRLRRFVDQRYEGTRMLLAEANQWPEDVVAYFGEGDEFHMAFHFPLMPRMFMAIRQEDRQPIAEILRRTPPIPPACQWALFLRNHDELTLEMVTDEERDYMYHEYARDPQMRLNLGIRRRLAPLLEGSRRRMELMNSLLFSLPGTPIIYYGDEIGMGDNIYLGDRNGVRTPMQWSADRNAGFSRADPERLYLPPIENPQYHYAAVNVDAQQRSPASLLNWMKRLIAIRKRFPLFGRGALEILEPANRRIFAYLRSDASETILCVANLSRFVQPCELDLRRYRGHVPVELFGQTPFPPIGDLPYFLTLGPHSFYWFRLVRADRP
- a CDS encoding DUF86 domain-containing protein gives rise to the protein MTPVPVNLDLIRSRAADIRVEMERLRAYASGPTDAFAADAEKVRAARYGLIVVVEAAAAICTHLCARLGRAPDSYPGCFAALGELGILDAGLAEKLSALARLRNLLVHGYGRVDDRRLHGLMRTGLDDLEAFLTAVGDYARRESGAQG
- a CDS encoding nucleotidyltransferase domain-containing protein, which encodes MMLRPGVRALHTLRGEEREQCVQRLRAALEREAAVLFAYVFGSFTAKGPFEDIDVAVFIDPGQYDQLDPLSAQLALAARLESAVGLPVEVVFLNDAPLGLRAAALRGRLLYSRDDKSRTVFLEQTGLARMDLAFLFRESLRDLLPQRPRHP